A part of Sulfurifustis variabilis genomic DNA contains:
- a CDS encoding PilZ domain-containing protein, giving the protein MKTERRDTPRIPIALEAVLNFNTQNYQQSVTRDISLDGCFVETAAQPPAKKGPMELAIKLPTEGTQKFHRFQAQVVRITPTGAALLFDKVDTDAYAALLDLVFSRQGRGLW; this is encoded by the coding sequence ATGAAAACCGAGCGACGAGACACGCCGCGCATTCCGATAGCGCTCGAGGCGGTCCTCAACTTCAACACCCAGAACTATCAGCAATCCGTTACGCGCGACATCAGCCTCGACGGTTGCTTCGTGGAGACGGCGGCGCAGCCGCCCGCCAAGAAGGGACCGATGGAGCTGGCGATCAAGCTCCCGACCGAGGGAACCCAGAAATTTCACCGCTTTCAGGCCCAGGTAGTGCGGATCACGCCCACAGGTGCGGCGCTCCTGTTCGACAAGGTGGACACGGACGCGTACGCCGCGCTCCTGGATCTCGTGTTCTCCCGTCAGGGTCGCGGCCTCTGGTAG
- a CDS encoding tetratricopeptide repeat protein, which yields MHLFLRDRRPRWLSALLGSAAVLAALAVALAWLRIDLPELHDVVAGWNGPEAQSGADASPAGDAPAGSADIGSQIALARTYAELGQRADGLQLLERLALQHPQDGEIAFARASLLGQGSDPNELETAYDLYDVAVAHSPRLGTLARLHQGVIRARLGDADGALRIWRQQLALQPEEPYRSLFEEAIARAGVTLSDG from the coding sequence ATGCATCTCTTCCTGCGCGACCGCCGGCCGCGCTGGCTGTCGGCGTTGCTGGGCTCCGCGGCGGTGCTCGCCGCGCTTGCCGTCGCGCTCGCGTGGCTGCGTATCGATCTGCCCGAACTGCACGACGTCGTCGCCGGCTGGAACGGGCCAGAGGCCCAGAGCGGCGCCGATGCATCGCCGGCCGGCGATGCCCCGGCCGGGTCCGCAGACATCGGCTCGCAGATCGCGCTCGCGCGGACCTACGCCGAGCTCGGGCAGCGGGCCGACGGCCTTCAGCTCCTCGAGCGCCTGGCGCTCCAGCATCCGCAGGACGGCGAGATCGCCTTCGCGCGCGCATCGCTGCTCGGGCAGGGAAGCGACCCTAACGAGCTCGAAACGGCGTATGACCTGTATGACGTCGCCGTGGCGCATTCCCCGCGGCTCGGCACGCTCGCTCGCCTGCATCAAGGCGTCATCCGCGCGCGCCTCGGTGACGCCGATGGCGCATTGCGAATCTGGCGTCAGCAGCTGGCGTTGCAGCCGGAAGAACCGTATCGCTCGCTGTTCGAGGAGGCCATCGCCCGGGCGGGCGTCACCCTGAGCGACGGGTAG
- a CDS encoding SPOR domain-containing protein, translating to MYFLRLGFFDSFEQAESVKERLLAHYPLAWATEVSEAEHERAIGAPAKAAPVPPSAPRATPAKPRADIAYALNLASSPSAALPVKPLPAPYDGYRLYRTETRQKGKIWHRLRLGFFPTRAEAEKARRALKSLYPDVWIAVADAKEQAVAGERPVQPTAPARRPAAEPAPSTDEVGKLMAEGRAALGAGRPVDAIRIFTRVLAVPGHPRAPEALELLGLARERNKQPDLARVEYKLYLKLYPEGEGADRVRQRLANLEPGAAVKLREPKRREEKRRTELFGTFSQQYYRGNSKVDTTLKTGPTIGEEETLTFTDESTLVNVIDVNARMRDERYDNRAVLSAHYNYDRLEHEDDSRVVNAYGEVKDRQLGYAVRLGRQPSTSGVLTRFDGGLFSYHFTPRIGVNLVAGEPVDKIARDSDRSFYAFSVDLGSESGALGTNLYYFKQEIDGLTDREAVGTEVRYFSNGSSVFALVDYETSYKELNILLLQGNWTSEGGTTYNLLYDYRRVPPLQASNALIGETTESIDTLLETRTEEQIRADARDRTDTAKVVSGGFLHPLTERLQAGLDVTATKQLGTPASGTQPASPGTGTAWTYAGKLIGTGLFAKSAITVFGVAHTDSDAFDADSFALTHRVPFGRWRADLSVRYYTEDRADDVSRNRLTPALKLDYFWRENVALEFEYSQERQETTGPLQDEDSVRDFFIVGYRWDF from the coding sequence GTGTATTTCCTGCGCCTCGGCTTCTTCGACTCGTTCGAACAGGCCGAATCGGTCAAGGAGCGCCTGTTGGCACACTACCCGCTCGCCTGGGCGACGGAGGTCTCAGAGGCGGAGCACGAGCGCGCGATCGGCGCGCCGGCCAAGGCAGCCCCCGTGCCGCCGTCCGCTCCGCGGGCAACGCCCGCGAAGCCGCGAGCGGATATCGCGTACGCGCTCAACCTGGCCTCGTCGCCGAGTGCGGCGCTTCCGGTGAAACCCCTCCCCGCGCCGTATGACGGCTACCGCCTGTACCGCACGGAAACCCGCCAAAAGGGCAAGATCTGGCACCGCCTGCGCCTTGGCTTCTTCCCGACCCGGGCGGAGGCCGAGAAGGCGCGCCGGGCGCTGAAGTCGCTTTACCCCGACGTTTGGATCGCCGTTGCCGATGCAAAGGAGCAGGCCGTCGCCGGGGAGCGGCCCGTCCAGCCGACGGCGCCCGCGCGGCGCCCCGCCGCCGAGCCCGCGCCGTCGACGGACGAGGTCGGGAAGCTGATGGCGGAGGGCCGCGCCGCGCTGGGCGCCGGCCGTCCGGTCGACGCGATCCGGATCTTCACCCGCGTGCTGGCGGTGCCCGGCCACCCGCGGGCCCCGGAAGCGCTGGAGCTCCTCGGTCTCGCGCGGGAGCGCAACAAGCAGCCCGATCTCGCCCGGGTCGAATACAAGCTCTACCTCAAGCTCTACCCGGAAGGCGAGGGCGCCGATCGGGTCCGGCAGCGGCTGGCGAACCTCGAGCCCGGCGCTGCCGTGAAGCTGCGCGAGCCGAAACGGCGCGAAGAGAAACGGCGCACGGAATTGTTCGGGACGTTCTCTCAGCAGTACTACCGGGGCAACAGCAAGGTCGACACGACCCTGAAGACCGGTCCGACGATCGGCGAAGAGGAGACCCTCACTTTCACTGACGAGTCGACGCTCGTGAACGTGATCGACGTGAACGCCCGCATGCGCGACGAGCGCTATGACAACCGGGCAGTGCTCAGCGCCCACTACAACTACGACCGCCTGGAGCACGAAGACGATTCGCGCGTCGTCAATGCCTATGGCGAGGTCAAGGACCGTCAGCTCGGCTACGCCGTGCGGCTGGGCCGGCAGCCGAGCACGAGCGGCGTGCTGACGCGCTTCGACGGCGGGCTCTTCAGCTACCATTTCACCCCGCGTATCGGGGTTAACCTGGTCGCCGGCGAGCCCGTGGACAAGATTGCGCGCGACTCCGACCGTTCGTTCTACGCCTTCAGCGTGGACCTTGGCAGCGAAAGCGGCGCCCTCGGGACGAACCTGTACTACTTCAAACAGGAGATCGACGGCCTCACCGACCGGGAGGCGGTCGGAACCGAGGTGCGCTACTTCAGCAACGGCAGCTCGGTGTTCGCGCTCGTGGACTACGAGACCTCCTACAAGGAGCTCAACATCCTGCTCCTCCAGGGGAACTGGACCAGCGAGGGCGGCACGACGTACAACCTGCTGTACGACTACCGCCGGGTGCCGCCGCTGCAGGCGAGCAACGCGCTGATCGGCGAGACCACCGAGTCGATCGACACGCTGCTGGAAACCAGGACGGAGGAGCAGATCCGTGCCGACGCGCGCGATCGCACCGATACCGCCAAAGTCGTGTCCGGCGGCTTCCTGCACCCCCTCACGGAGCGGCTCCAGGCGGGCCTGGACGTGACCGCCACCAAGCAGCTCGGCACGCCGGCCAGCGGCACGCAGCCCGCTTCGCCGGGGACCGGTACGGCCTGGACCTATGCCGGCAAGCTCATCGGCACCGGTCTTTTCGCGAAGAGCGCGATCACCGTGTTCGGCGTGGCGCATACCGACAGCGATGCGTTCGACGCAGACTCGTTTGCGTTGACCCATCGCGTGCCGTTCGGGCGCTGGCGCGCGGATCTCTCCGTGCGCTACTACACCGAGGACCGCGCGGACGACGTGTCCCGGAACCGGTTGACGCCGGCGCTGAAGCTCGATTACTTCTGGCGCGAGAACGTCGCGCTGGAGTTCGAGTACAGCCAGGAGCGGCAGGAGACGACCGGACCCTTGCAGGACGAGGACTCGGTACGCGACTTCTTCATCGTGGGATATCGCTGGGACTTTTAA
- a CDS encoding cytochrome c3 family protein → MRIVWFIAGLAALLATGAFADLGPLDSLVMPGKVIKGHERLETECKQCHVPFRRDAQRDLCLGCHDHREVADDVARNRGFHGRLEDSTCSKCHTEHKGREADIVKLDERRFDHTMTDFALKGAHGKPEVTCRDCHRAGQKHRAAPSDCYACHRKDDTHKGGLGKDCRSCHTENRWAEVRFDHSKTGWPLEGKHYDVECKACHVRERYKNTAKDCVSCHRKDDDRKGHKGRFGRKCETCHVADGWRQLRFDHDRDTKYRLLGRHRDAKCTACHTGDLYRQKLGQTCVSCHRKDDDRKGHKGRFGPKCETCHVEREWKAITFDHDRATDYPLLGKHRQAKCTACHTGPLYQQKLATTCYACHKKDDEHRGQQGQRCEQCHDERSWKTTRFDHDLTRFPLLGRHAKLECKECHRAATFKDASTQCVACHEKEDAHKRTLGPACEECHNARDWKQWRFDHNARTRFRLDGGHERLACKSCHQRPMKGRVEAPSACVACHDGDDVHAGAYGRYCERCHVTSDFGTIRSGAMKRRH, encoded by the coding sequence ATGCGCATCGTCTGGTTCATCGCCGGGCTGGCAGCACTGCTCGCGACGGGCGCCTTCGCCGACCTGGGACCGCTCGACTCGCTGGTGATGCCCGGAAAAGTGATCAAGGGTCATGAACGCCTCGAAACGGAGTGCAAGCAGTGCCACGTTCCGTTCCGGCGCGACGCCCAGCGTGACCTCTGCCTTGGATGCCACGATCACCGGGAGGTGGCCGACGACGTCGCCCGGAACCGGGGCTTCCACGGGCGGCTCGAGGACAGCACCTGCAGCAAGTGCCACACCGAACACAAGGGTCGGGAGGCGGACATCGTGAAGCTCGACGAGCGCCGTTTCGACCACACGATGACCGATTTTGCGCTCAAGGGCGCGCACGGAAAGCCGGAAGTGACCTGCCGGGACTGTCATCGGGCCGGGCAGAAGCACCGGGCCGCGCCATCTGACTGCTACGCGTGCCATCGAAAGGACGACACCCACAAGGGCGGGCTGGGCAAGGACTGCCGCAGTTGCCACACCGAGAACCGCTGGGCGGAGGTCCGATTCGACCACAGCAAGACCGGGTGGCCGCTCGAGGGGAAGCACTACGACGTCGAGTGCAAGGCCTGCCACGTCCGCGAACGCTACAAAAACACGGCGAAGGACTGCGTGAGCTGCCACCGCAAGGACGACGACAGGAAGGGGCATAAGGGCCGGTTCGGGCGCAAGTGCGAGACATGCCACGTGGCGGACGGATGGCGCCAGCTGCGCTTCGACCACGACCGCGATACGAAGTACCGGCTGCTCGGGCGCCATCGGGACGCGAAGTGTACGGCCTGCCACACGGGCGACCTCTACAGGCAAAAGCTCGGGCAGACGTGCGTGAGCTGCCACCGCAAGGACGACGACAGGAAAGGCCACAAGGGCCGGTTCGGTCCGAAATGCGAGACTTGCCACGTGGAGCGGGAGTGGAAGGCGATCACCTTCGACCACGACCGGGCGACCGACTATCCGCTGCTCGGCAAGCACCGCCAGGCAAAATGCACCGCGTGCCATACCGGGCCGCTCTACCAGCAGAAGCTCGCGACCACCTGTTATGCGTGCCACAAGAAGGACGACGAGCACAGGGGACAGCAGGGCCAACGCTGCGAGCAGTGTCACGACGAGCGCTCCTGGAAAACGACCCGCTTCGACCATGACCTCACGCGGTTCCCGTTGCTCGGCCGGCACGCGAAGCTCGAGTGCAAGGAGTGCCACCGCGCCGCGACGTTCAAGGACGCCTCGACGCAATGCGTCGCGTGCCACGAGAAGGAAGACGCCCACAAGCGAACGCTGGGCCCCGCCTGCGAGGAGTGCCACAACGCGCGCGACTGGAAGCAGTGGCGCTTCGACCACAATGCGCGCACGCGTTTCCGTCTCGACGGCGGGCACGAGCGCCTGGCGTGCAAGAGCTGCCACCAACGCCCGATGAAAGGCCGTGTCGAGGCGCCGAGCGCGTGCGTCGCGTGCCACGACGGCGACGACGTGCACGCCGGCGCGTACGGGCGGTACTGCGAGCGCTGCCACGTGACGTCGGATTTCGGGACGATCAGATCGGGCGCGATGAAGCGCCGCCACTAA
- a CDS encoding tetratricopeptide repeat protein produces MGSLLRGPRSRWLAVFFVALIMLGVGAAAAWFGSENSSRPVFSDVWGGLSRPDGPAKGHAADKAPAALAPSLAELLPGLEAKSAAHPDDVGAQILLAQTYNELGRRADGLKVLERLAKARPNDGEIAFARADLLGHGENAAELRQSFDLYARAATLTPRLIPLARLHQGEVRARLGDRAGAIRIWEAHLARFPEDAHRALFESAIAQARAGTGG; encoded by the coding sequence ATGGGAAGTCTTCTGCGCGGCCCGCGATCGCGCTGGCTGGCGGTTTTTTTTGTCGCGCTCATCATGCTGGGCGTCGGCGCGGCTGCCGCCTGGTTCGGTTCAGAGAACTCTTCCCGCCCGGTCTTCTCCGACGTCTGGGGCGGCCTGTCCCGGCCGGACGGCCCTGCCAAGGGGCACGCGGCCGACAAGGCGCCCGCCGCTCTCGCACCGAGCCTCGCAGAGCTCCTTCCCGGTCTCGAGGCCAAGTCCGCCGCGCATCCGGACGACGTCGGCGCCCAGATCCTGCTCGCGCAGACCTACAACGAGCTCGGCCGCCGCGCAGACGGCCTGAAGGTGCTGGAACGGCTCGCCAAGGCCCGTCCGAACGACGGCGAGATCGCTTTCGCGCGGGCTGACCTCCTCGGTCACGGCGAAAACGCCGCCGAGCTGCGACAGTCCTTCGATCTCTATGCCCGCGCGGCAACACTCACCCCACGACTGATTCCGCTCGCGCGCCTGCACCAGGGCGAGGTGCGCGCGCGTCTCGGCGACCGGGCGGGCGCGATTCGCATCTGGGAGGCCCACCTCGCGCGCTTCCCGGAAGACGCCCATCGCGCGCTGTTTGAGAGCGCGATCGCTCAGGCGCGAGCGGGGACGGGCGGCTGA
- a CDS encoding NAD(P)-binding domain-containing protein — translation MRLFESPYLIYLVPLLLAVAVYLVRHRRREHLNVARLTEAREAGLTEPASLHPLIDPLRCLGSNACVRACPEGDVLGIIRGRAEIIDATHCIGHGACRAACPHGAITLVFGTAKRGVDIPLLSPTFETNVPGIYIAGELGGMGLIRNAVEQGRQAIDAIRRQKGANGQLDVVIVGAGPAGFAASLAAHAHKLRYATVEQESLGGCVFRYPRGKIVMTQPATLPLVGKVKMRETTKEALLGFWQDVEKRTGVRIRYNERMDDIVKTEKGFLVKTTKGSYEARAVLLAIGRRGTPRKLEVPGEELPKVVYSLIDPEQYRGQKVLVVGGGDAAIEAALAVAEQPGTAVALSYRGEAFDRAKPRNRERLESMSKAGRMRLLMKSKVRAISADRVQLDHDGKPVELGNHAVIVCAGGVLPTPFLKKIGITVETKYGTA, via the coding sequence ATGAGACTTTTCGAGTCGCCGTACCTGATCTATCTGGTACCCCTCCTGCTCGCGGTCGCCGTCTACCTGGTGCGCCATCGGCGGCGGGAGCACCTGAACGTCGCGCGACTGACGGAGGCCAGGGAGGCCGGCCTGACCGAGCCTGCGTCCCTTCACCCCCTCATCGACCCCCTGCGCTGCCTCGGCTCGAACGCGTGCGTGCGCGCGTGTCCGGAGGGCGACGTCCTCGGGATCATCCGCGGCCGCGCCGAGATCATCGACGCCACCCACTGCATCGGCCACGGCGCCTGCCGGGCGGCCTGTCCGCACGGGGCGATCACGCTCGTCTTCGGGACGGCGAAGCGCGGGGTCGACATTCCGCTCCTGTCGCCGACGTTCGAGACCAACGTTCCCGGCATCTACATCGCCGGCGAGCTGGGTGGCATGGGTTTGATCCGCAATGCCGTGGAACAGGGGCGTCAGGCGATCGACGCGATCCGCCGGCAGAAGGGGGCGAACGGCCAGCTCGACGTCGTCATCGTCGGTGCCGGCCCTGCCGGCTTCGCGGCGTCGCTGGCCGCCCACGCGCACAAGCTGCGCTACGCCACGGTCGAGCAGGAGTCCCTCGGCGGCTGCGTGTTCAGGTACCCGCGCGGCAAGATCGTCATGACCCAGCCGGCGACGCTGCCGCTCGTCGGCAAGGTGAAGATGCGCGAGACCACCAAGGAGGCGCTCCTCGGCTTCTGGCAGGACGTCGAGAAGCGTACCGGGGTACGGATCCGCTACAACGAGCGCATGGACGACATCGTGAAGACAGAGAAGGGTTTCCTGGTTAAAACGACCAAGGGAAGCTACGAGGCGCGCGCCGTGCTCCTCGCCATCGGGCGCCGCGGGACGCCACGCAAGCTCGAGGTGCCGGGCGAGGAGCTGCCGAAGGTCGTCTACAGCCTGATCGATCCCGAGCAGTACCGGGGCCAGAAGGTCCTCGTGGTGGGCGGCGGCGACGCGGCCATCGAGGCGGCGCTGGCCGTCGCCGAGCAGCCGGGCACCGCGGTCGCGCTGTCCTACCGCGGCGAGGCGTTCGACCGTGCCAAGCCCAGGAACCGGGAGCGGCTCGAAAGCATGTCGAAGGCCGGACGGATGAGGCTGTTGATGAAGTCCAAGGTGCGCGCCATTTCGGCCGACCGGGTGCAGCTCGACCACGACGGCAAGCCGGTCGAGCTCGGTAACCACGCGGTGATCGTCTGTGCCGGCGGCGTGCTTCCCACGCCGTTCCTGAAAAAGATCGGGATTACCGTGGAGACGAAGTACGGAACGGCGTAG
- the glmS gene encoding glutamine--fructose-6-phosphate transaminase (isomerizing), which translates to MCGIVGAVANRNVVPILIEGLKRLEYRGYDSAGVAVLNGGIRRVRRVGRVAEMEGAARTEGLNGLLGIGHTRWATHGGVTEPNAHPHVSHDEIAVVHNGIIENHDAQRERLEKLGYGFESQTDTEVIAHLVHYYFSQSGNLLQATRQAVRDLVGAYAIAVVSLKSPDLMTCARVGCPLLIGLGENENFVASDVSAVISATRRVMYLEEGDVAELTRSAVRVYDRDGAPVEREVHESDLSLASLELGPYGHFMQKEIYEQPQALSDTIEAVVTLGVDAALFGREAASVFRDVEGVQIIACGTSYYAGSVARYWLESIAKIPCTVDIASEYRYRDTVPNPRQLIVTISQSGETLDTMEALKRAKELGHPHQLAICNVRESAIPRASRLVFYTRAGAEIGVASTKAFTTQLAALFVLTLALAKAKGRLSDAAEAAHLDALRHLPGSVQHALNLEPQIKLWAERFAPKEHALFLGRGVHYPIALEGALKLKEISYIHAEAYPAGELKHGPLALVDANMPVVVIAPNDSLLEKVKSNMQEVRARGGELYVFADLDSHFSESAGVHVIRTPRHVGVLSPVVHAIPVQLLAYHTAVMRGTDVDKPRNLAKSVTVE; encoded by the coding sequence ATGTGCGGCATCGTCGGCGCGGTGGCAAACCGCAATGTGGTCCCGATCCTCATCGAGGGTCTGAAGCGCCTCGAATATCGCGGTTACGACTCCGCGGGCGTAGCCGTGCTGAACGGCGGGATCCGGCGTGTCCGCCGGGTCGGGCGCGTGGCGGAGATGGAAGGCGCGGCCAGGACGGAGGGGCTGAACGGGCTCCTCGGCATCGGCCACACGCGCTGGGCCACCCACGGCGGCGTCACCGAGCCGAACGCGCATCCGCACGTCTCGCACGACGAGATCGCGGTCGTGCACAACGGCATCATCGAGAACCACGACGCGCAGCGCGAACGTCTCGAGAAGCTGGGCTACGGCTTCGAGTCGCAGACCGACACCGAGGTCATAGCGCACCTCGTCCACTATTACTTCTCGCAGTCGGGCAACCTGCTCCAGGCCACCCGGCAGGCCGTGCGCGACCTGGTCGGCGCGTACGCGATCGCCGTCGTCTCCCTGAAGTCTCCCGATCTCATGACCTGCGCGCGCGTCGGCTGCCCTCTGCTGATCGGCCTCGGCGAGAACGAGAACTTCGTGGCGTCAGACGTTTCCGCCGTCATCTCCGCGACGCGCCGGGTGATGTACCTCGAGGAGGGCGATGTCGCCGAGCTGACCCGCTCGGCGGTACGCGTGTACGACCGCGACGGCGCCCCGGTCGAACGCGAGGTGCACGAGTCCGACCTTTCGCTCGCTTCGCTGGAGCTCGGGCCCTACGGCCACTTCATGCAGAAGGAGATTTACGAGCAGCCCCAGGCATTGTCCGACACTATCGAGGCGGTCGTCACCCTCGGAGTGGACGCCGCGCTTTTCGGCCGCGAGGCGGCGTCCGTTTTCCGGGACGTCGAAGGCGTGCAGATCATCGCCTGCGGCACGAGCTACTACGCGGGCAGCGTCGCGCGCTACTGGCTGGAGTCGATCGCGAAGATCCCCTGCACCGTCGATATCGCGAGCGAATACCGCTACCGCGACACGGTACCCAATCCGCGGCAGCTGATCGTCACGATCTCCCAGTCGGGAGAGACGCTCGACACGATGGAGGCGCTCAAGCGGGCCAAGGAGCTGGGTCACCCCCATCAGCTGGCGATCTGCAACGTGCGCGAGAGCGCCATTCCGCGGGCGTCACGGCTGGTGTTTTACACGCGCGCGGGCGCGGAAATCGGCGTCGCCTCGACCAAGGCGTTCACGACCCAGCTCGCCGCCTTGTTCGTGCTGACCCTCGCCCTGGCCAAGGCCAAGGGGCGCCTGAGCGACGCGGCGGAGGCTGCGCACCTCGACGCGCTCCGGCATCTGCCCGGCAGCGTGCAGCACGCCCTCAATCTCGAGCCGCAGATCAAGCTCTGGGCCGAGCGCTTCGCGCCGAAGGAGCACGCGCTGTTCCTGGGGCGCGGCGTGCACTATCCGATCGCGCTCGAGGGAGCGCTGAAGCTCAAGGAGATCTCCTACATACACGCCGAGGCCTATCCTGCCGGCGAGCTCAAGCACGGGCCGCTGGCGCTCGTCGACGCGAACATGCCGGTGGTGGTGATTGCGCCGAACGACTCGCTGCTCGAGAAAGTGAAGTCGAACATGCAGGAAGTGCGCGCGCGCGGCGGCGAGCTCTACGTCTTCGCCGATCTGGACAGCCATTTCAGCGAGAGCGCCGGGGTACACGTGATCCGCACCCCGCGCCATGTCGGCGTGCTGTCGCCGGTCGTGCACGCGATTCCCGTTCAGCTGCTCGCCTACCACACCGCGGTCATGCGGGGCACCGACGTGGACAAACCGCGCAACCTCGCGAAGTCGGTGACGGTCGAATAG